One genomic region from Macrobrachium rosenbergii isolate ZJJX-2024 chromosome 1, ASM4041242v1, whole genome shotgun sequence encodes:
- the LOC136839526 gene encoding LOW QUALITY PROTEIN: serine/threonine-protein phosphatase 6 regulatory ankyrin repeat subunit B-like (The sequence of the model RefSeq protein was modified relative to this genomic sequence to represent the inferred CDS: substituted 1 base at 1 genomic stop codon): MKSLIQANADIYDIDTFGNMGAHDAALRGKCEATELLLELGFDVNCKNQIGNTLLHLAAAKGHTELVQLLISKGANINDKNNNGLTALHAAVQSNNVSVVQELIESGATVDAHDNQQCTPLHLAAIKGYIPIMKSLIQANADIYDIDTFGKMGAHDAALGGKCDVLEFLLELGFDINSKTKKGNTLLHLAAQEGHTELVQLLISKGANINDKNNNGHTALHAAVESNNVSVVQELIESGATVDAHDNQQCTPLHLAAIKGYIPIMKSLIQANADIYDIDTFGNMGAHDAALGGKCEATELLLELGFDVNCKNQIGNTLLHLAAQEGHTELVQLLISKGANINDKNNNGHTALHAAVHSNNVSVVQELIESGATVDAHDNQQCTPLHLAAIKGYIPIMKSLIQANADIYDIDTFGNMGAHDAALGGKCEATELLLECGFDVNCKNQIGNTLLHLAAQKGHTELVQLLISKGANINDKNNNGHTALHAAVESNNVSVVQELIESGATVDAHDNQQCTPLHLAAIEGYIPIMKSLIQANADIYDIDTFGNMGAHDAALGGKCEATELLLELGFDVNCKNQIGNTLLHLAAAKGHTELVQLLISKGANINDKNNNGHTALHAAVHSNNVSVVQELIESGATVDAHDNQQCTPLHLAAIKGYIPIMKSLIQANADIYDIDTFGNMGAHSAAYAGKCEATELLLESGFDVNCKNQIGNTLLHLAAQKGHTELVQLLISKGANINDKNNNGHTALHAAVHSNNVSVVQELIESGATVDAHDNQQCTPLHLAAIKGYIPIMKSLIQANADIYDIDTFGNMGGHSAAYAGKCEATELLLESGFDVNCKNQIGNTLLHLAAQEGHTELVQLLISKGANINDKNYIGRTALHAAVESNNVSVVQELIESGATVDAHDNEQCTPLHLAAIKGHIPTIKALIQANADIYDIDTFGNMGAHDAALGGKCEATELLLELGFDVNCKNQIGNTLLHLAASKGHTELVQLLISKGANINDKNNNGLTALHAAVQSNNVSVVQELIESGATVDAHDNEQCTPLHLAAIKGHIPTIKTLIDAKADLYNIDSCGNMVVHVAATFGQCDATEFLLESGFHVNCKTNKGKTLLQIAASKGHREIVQLLISKGANINDRGQYGYTALHAAVQSNNLSLVQYLIERGAKVDAHDYEDQTPLHLAAIRGYIPIIKSLIQANADIYDIDTFGNMGAHAAALGGKCDVLLVLLESGFDVNCKKQIGNKLLHLMAHKGHRELVQLLITSNNGMGNVMILILSNFLELGFDVNCKNQIGNTLLHLAAQEGHTELVQLLISKGANINDKNNNGRTALHAAVHSNNVSVVQELIESGATVDAHDNQQCTPLHLAAXKGYIPIMKSLIQANLFMTMKCILCISLHLAAIKGYIPIMKSLIQANADIYDIDTFGNMGAHTAALDGKLDALDILLESGFDVNCTTKKGETLLELAASKGHTELVQLLISKGANINDKNNNGLTALHAAVYSNNVSVVQELIESGATVDAHGNEQLTPLHLAAIKGYIPIMNSLIQANADIYDIDTFGNMGAHTAAAALGGKCEATESFF, translated from the exons ATGAAGAGTCTTATACAAGCAAATgcagatatatatgatattgatacTTTTGGCAATATGGGTGCTCACGATGCAGCTTTGCGTGGGAAATGTGAGGCTACTGAGCTTCTTTTAGAGTTGGGGTTTGATGTAAACTGCAAAAACCAAATAGGAAATACATTGCTTCATTTAGCGGCTGCAAAAGGTCACACAGAATTAGTGCAACTCTTGATCAGTAAAGGGGCaaacataaatgacaaaaataataatggtctCACAGCATTACATGCAGCTGTTCAATCTAACAATGTTAGTGTAGTTCAAGAACTCATTGAGAGTGGGGCTACAGTAGATGCTCATGACAATCAACAATGCACTCCTTTGCATCTTGCAGCAATAAAGGGATATATTCCAATAATGAAGAGTCTTATACAAGCAAATgctgatatatatgatattgatacTTTTGGCAAGATGGGTGCTCATGATGCAGCTTTGGGTGGCAAATGTGATGTTTTAGAGTTTCTGTTAGAGTTGGGGTTTGATATAAACAGCAAGActaaaaaaggaaatacattGCTTCATTTAGCGGCTCAAGAAGGTCACACAGAATTAGTGCAACTCTTGATCAGTAAAGGGGCaaacataaatgacaaaaataataatggacaCACGGCATTACATGCAGCTGTTGAATCTAACAATGTTAGTGTAGTTCAAGAACTCATTGAGAGTGGGGCTACAGTAGATGCTCATGACAATCAACAATGCACTCCTTTGCATCTTGCAGCAATAAAGGGATATATTCCAATAATGAAGAGTCTTATACAAGCAAATgcagatatatatgatattgatacTTTTGGCAATATGGGTGCTCATGATGCAGCTTTGGGTGGGAAATGTGAGGCTACTGAGCTTCTTTTAGAGTTGGGGTTTGATGTAAACTGCAAAAACCAAATAGGAAATACATTGCTTCATTTAGCGGCTCAAGAAGGTCACACAGAATTAGTGCAACTCTTGATCAGTAAAGGGGCaaacataaatgacaaaaataataatggacaCACGGCATTACATGCAGCTGTTCACTCTAACAATGTTAGTGTAGTTCAAGAACTCATTGAGAGTGGGGCTACAGTAGATGCTCATGACAATCAACAATGCACTCCTTTGCATCTTGCAGCAATAAAGGGATATATTCCAATAATGAAGAGTCTTATACAAGCAAATgcagatatatatgatattgatacTTTTGGCAATATGGGTGCTCATGATGCAGCTTTGGGTGGGAAATGTGAGGCTACTGAGCTTCTTTTAGAGTGTGGGTTTGATGTAAACTGCAAAAACCAAATAGGAAATACATTGCTTCATTTAGCGGCTCAAAAAGGTCACACAGAATTAGTGCAACTCTTGATCAGTAAAGGGGCaaacataaatgacaaaaataataatggacaCACGGCATTACATGCAGCTGTTGAATCTAACAATGTTAGTGTAGTTCAAGAACTCATTGAGAGTGGGGCTACAGTAGATGCTCATGACAATCAACAATGCACTCCTTTGCATCTTGCAGCAATAGAGGGATATATTCCAATAATGAAGAGTCTTATACAAGCAAATgcagatatatatgatattgatacTTTTGGCAATATGGGTGCTCATGATGCAGCTTTGGGTGGGAAATGTGAGGCTACTGAGCTTCTTTTAGAGTTGGGGTTTGATGTAAACTGCAAAAACCAAATAGGAAATACATTGCTTCATTTAGCGGCTGCAAAAGGTCACACAGAATTAGTGCAACTCTTGATCAGTAAAGGGGCaaacataaatgacaaaaataataatggacaCACGGCATTACATGCAGCTGTTCACTCTAACAATGTTAGTGTAGTTCAAGAACTCATTGAGAGTGGGGCTACAGTAGATGCTCATGACAATCAACAATGCACTCCTTTGCATCTTGCAGCAATAAAGGGATATATTCCAATAATGAAGAGTCTTATACAAGCAAATgcagatatatatgatattgatacTTTTGGCAATATGGGTGCTCATTCTGCAGCTTATGCTGGGAAATGTGAGGCTACTGAGCTTCTTTTAGAGTCGGGGTTTGATGTAAACTGCAAAAACCAAATAGGAAATACATTGCTTCATTTAGCGGCTCAAAAAGGTCACACAGAATTAGTGCAACTCTTGATCAGTAAAGGGGCaaacataaatgacaaaaataataatggacaCACGGCATTACATGCAGCTGTTCACTCTAACAATGTTAGTGTAGTTCAAGAACTCATTGAGAGTGGGGCTACAGTAGATGCTCATGACAATCAACAATGCACTCCTTTGCATCTTGCAGCAATAAAGGGATATATTCCAATAATGAAGAGTCTTATACAAGCAAATgcagatatatatgatattgatacTTTTGGCAATATGGGTGGTCATTCTGCAGCTTATGCTGGGAAATGTGAGGCTACTGAGCTTCTTTTAGAGTCGGGGTTTGATGTAAACTGCAAAAACCAAATAGGAAATACATTGCTTCATTTAGCGGCTCAAGAAGGTCACACAGAATTAGTGCAACTCTTGATCAGTAAAGGGGCaaacataaatgacaaaaattatattggACGCACGGCATTACATGCAGCTGTTGAATCTAACAATGTTAGTGTAGTTCAAGAACTCATTGAGAGTGGGGCTACAGTAGATGCTCATGACAATGAACAATGCACTCCTTTGCATCTTGCAGCAATAAAGGGACATATACCAACAATAAAAGCTCTTATACAAGCAAATgcagatatatatgatattgatacTTTTGGCAATATGGGTGCTCATGATGCAGCTTTGGGTGGGAAATGTGAGGCTACTGAGCTTCTTTTAGAGTTGGGGTTTGATGTAAACTGCAAAAACCAAATAGGAAATACATTGCTTCATTTAGCGGCTTCTAAAGGTCACACAGAATTAGTGCAACTCTTGATCAGTAAAGGGGCaaacataaatgacaaaaataataatggtctCACGGCATTACATGCAGCTGTTCAATCTAACAATGTTAGTGTAGTTCAAGAACTCATTGAGAGTGGGGCTACAGTAGATGCTCATGACAATGAACAATGCACTCCTTTGCATCTTGCAGCAATAAAGGGACATATACCAACAATAAAAACCCTTATTGATGCAAAGGctgatttatataatattgaCTCTTGTGGTAATATGGTTGTTCATGTTGCGGCTACATTTGGACAATGTGATGCCACTGAGTTTCTGTTAGAGTCTGGGTTTCATGTAAATTGCAAAAccaacaaaggaaaaacattgCTTCAAATAGCGGCTTCTAAAGGTCACAGAGAAATAGTGCAACTCTTGATTAGTAAAGGGGCAAATATAAATGATAGAGGCCAATATGGTTACACGGCATTACATGCAGCTGTTCAGTCTAACAATCTTAGTTTAGTTCAATACCTCATTGAGCGTGGAGCTAAGGTAGATGCTCATGACTATGAAGACCAAACTCCTTTGCATCTTGCAGCAATAAGGGGATATATTCCAATAATAAAAAGTCTTATACAAGCAAATgcagatatatatgatattgatacTTTTGGCAATATGGGTGCTCATGCTGCAGCTTTGGGTGGCAAATGTGATGTTTTACTGGTTCTTTTAGAATCGGGGTTTGATGTAAACTGCAAAAAGCAAATAGGAAATAAATTGCTTCATTTAATGGCTCATAAAGGACACAGAGAATTAGTGCAACTCTTGATCA CTTCCAATAATGGTATGGGAAATGTGATGATATTGATATTGAGCAATTTTTTAGAGTTGGGGTTTGATGTAAACTGCAAAAACCAAATAGGAAATACATTGCTTCATTTAGCGGCTCAAGAAGGTCACACAGAATTAGTGCAACTCTTGATCAGTAAAGGGGCaaacataaatgacaaaaataataatggacgCACGGCATTACATGCAGCTGTTCACTCTAACAATGTTAGTGTAGTTCAAGAACTCATTGAGAGTGGGGCTACAGTAGATGCTCATGACAATCAACAATGCACTCCTTTGCATCTTGCAGCATAAAAGGGATATATTCCAATAATGAAGAGTCTTATACAAGCAAAT CTGTTCATGACAATGAAATGCATCCTTTGCATCTCCTTGCATCTTGCAGCAATAAAGGGATATATTCCAATAATGAAGAGTCTTATACAAGCAAATgcagatatatatgatattgatacTTTTGGAAACATGGGTGCTCATACTGCGGCTTTGGATGGGAAATTAGATGCTTTAGATATTCTTTTAGAGTCGGGGTTTGATGTAAACTGCACAACCAAAAAAGGAGAAACATTGCTTGAATTAGCGGCTTCTAAAGGTCACACAGAATTAGTGCAACTCTTGATCAGTAAAGGGGCaaacataaatgacaaaaataataatggtctCACAGCATTACATGCAGCTGTTTACTCTAACAATGTTAGTGTAGTTCAAGAACTCATTGAGAGTGGGGCTACAGTAGATGCTCATGGCAATGAACAACTCACTCCTTTGCATCTTGCAGCAATAAAGGGATATATTCCAATAATGAACAGTCTTATACAAGCAAATgcagatatatatgatattgatacTTTTGGCAATATGGGTGCTCATACTGCAGCTGCAGCTTTGGGTGGGAAATGTGAGGCTACTGAGAGCTTCTTTTAG